A region from the Sulfurospirillum oryzae genome encodes:
- the argC gene encoding N-acetyl-gamma-glutamyl-phosphate reductase produces the protein MSKIDVAIIGASGYTGLELIKILINHPHFNITYIATTEGGIKASELHPSLESVFEQEVLKADASAVAKHAKLAFLALPHKAAMGFAKELLALHVKVVDLSADYRLELEAYEKHYCEHEDKENLKEAVYGLPEINREKIKQANLIANPGCYPTASILGILPFLSYLNKEAPIFIDAKSGVSGAGKKPTQTAHFVTINENIFAYNPLKHRHEPEIAEKLRLVSGHPFEVNFVPHLLPVSRGMLVSSYLQTNEVIDAKAVLQSFYKNERFVRIREVPVDIKSTAGTNFCDIFVSQKGKSLFVSSSIDNLLRGASAQAVVNANLMCGFEEPAGIPIIAYVP, from the coding sequence ATGTCAAAAATAGATGTAGCCATCATTGGCGCAAGCGGTTATACTGGATTAGAACTGATAAAAATTTTAATCAATCATCCGCATTTTAATATTACGTATATTGCGACAACCGAAGGTGGAATCAAAGCTTCTGAATTGCACCCAAGCTTAGAGAGTGTTTTTGAGCAAGAGGTTTTAAAAGCAGATGCTTCCGCCGTGGCAAAACATGCAAAGCTTGCTTTTTTAGCACTTCCACATAAGGCGGCAATGGGTTTTGCCAAAGAGCTTTTAGCTTTACATGTAAAGGTGGTTGACCTCTCTGCTGATTATCGCTTAGAGCTTGAAGCGTATGAAAAACATTACTGTGAGCATGAAGATAAAGAGAATTTAAAAGAGGCTGTTTATGGGCTTCCTGAGATTAATCGTGAAAAAATTAAACAAGCCAATTTGATTGCCAATCCAGGATGTTATCCAACCGCTTCGATTTTGGGCATTTTGCCATTTTTGAGTTACTTAAATAAAGAAGCGCCTATCTTCATCGATGCAAAAAGTGGTGTGTCGGGTGCGGGTAAAAAGCCAACACAAACAGCACATTTTGTCACTATCAATGAAAATATTTTTGCCTACAATCCGCTCAAACATCGTCATGAACCGGAGATTGCCGAAAAACTAAGACTTGTGAGTGGGCATCCTTTTGAGGTTAACTTTGTACCACACCTTCTTCCTGTAAGTCGTGGTATGTTGGTGAGCTCTTATTTGCAAACCAATGAAGTCATTGATGCAAAAGCTGTTCTTCAATCCTTTTATAAAAACGAGCGTTTTGTGCGTATTCGTGAAGTGCCTGTTGACATCAAGTCAACGGCAGGAACAAATTTTTGCGATATTTTCGTGAGCCAAAAAGGAAAGTCTCTTTTTGTCTCTTCAAGCATCGATAATCTTTTACGTGGCGCATCAGCCCAAGCAGTGGTGAATGCCAATTTGATGTGCGGTTTTGAAGAGCCTGCTGGAATTCCTATTATTGCCTATGTCCCCTAA
- the greA gene encoding transcription elongation factor GreA, producing MSNQKEPMTEYGYKKLTHELSDLKKRQRPETVIELDIARSHGDLKENAEYHAAKERLAFIDGRIGELSDLVSRSHVIDPSSYEHDKVRFGSTIMLENLETNEEVTYTIVGSTESNPDRGLISYYSPLAKQLMGHGEGEEVTIKLPSGSQAYEILEIAYHEINFEE from the coding sequence ATGAGCAATCAAAAAGAACCTATGACCGAATATGGTTACAAAAAATTAACACATGAACTAAGCGATCTTAAAAAAAGACAACGACCTGAGACAGTCATTGAACTTGATATTGCAAGAAGCCATGGTGATTTAAAAGAAAATGCAGAATACCATGCGGCTAAAGAGCGTTTAGCCTTTATTGATGGACGTATTGGCGAACTGAGCGATCTTGTGTCGCGTTCACATGTGATTGATCCAAGCTCTTATGAGCATGATAAAGTGCGTTTTGGCTCAACCATTATGTTAGAGAATTTAGAGACGAACGAAGAGGTGACCTATACGATTGTAGGTAGTACCGAGAGCAATCCTGATCGTGGGCTTATCTCTTATTATTCGCCCCTTGCGAAGCAGTTGATGGGGCACGGAGAAGGTGAAGAAGTAACTATCAAACTTCCATCAGGCTCACAAGCGTATGAGATACTAGAGATCGCATACCATGAGATCAATTTCGAGGAATAA
- the lpxB gene encoding lipid-A-disaccharide synthase, giving the protein MKLLVSALEPSANLHLEPILNALEQCEMYGIFDERFGKPLLPSKAFSIMGFLDALPKIRKAKKAIKTMARMSFFVDKVLLIDSPAFNIPLAKAIKTINPNVEIIYYILPQVWAWKPKRVAVVEKYCDVLASILPFEQNFYTKATYVGHPLLDEIPLFKLRADETGVIAFLPGSRKSEIRSLFPIYKEVASKIEGKEKLLVIPPHFSYREIAEIYGDIHDFKICRNTYEAFEKSEFAFVCSGTATLEAALVGVPFVLAYKAKAFDYWIAQQFVKLKHVGLANLLFDFEKMEPLHQEFLQEKVTVDNLLQAYETMDKEAFFNHAKKLRSLLGHGSQEAMISIMTV; this is encoded by the coding sequence TTGAAATTACTTGTTTCCGCCCTAGAACCATCAGCAAATTTACACTTAGAGCCTATTTTAAACGCCTTAGAGCAGTGTGAGATGTATGGTATTTTTGATGAGCGTTTTGGGAAGCCGTTACTACCAAGCAAAGCTTTTTCGATTATGGGATTTTTAGATGCTTTGCCTAAAATTCGCAAAGCCAAAAAAGCGATCAAGACGATGGCGCGTATGAGTTTTTTTGTAGACAAAGTCTTGCTCATCGATTCGCCTGCGTTCAATATCCCTTTGGCAAAAGCGATTAAGACGATCAATCCGAATGTCGAAATTATCTACTATATTTTGCCTCAAGTGTGGGCGTGGAAACCTAAGCGGGTGGCTGTTGTTGAAAAATATTGTGATGTGCTAGCGTCTATTTTGCCATTTGAGCAAAACTTTTACACCAAAGCAACATACGTGGGGCATCCGCTTTTAGATGAGATTCCACTGTTTAAACTCAGAGCCGACGAAACGGGCGTGATAGCCTTTTTACCAGGGAGTCGCAAAAGTGAAATACGCAGTCTTTTCCCCATTTACAAAGAGGTCGCTTCTAAAATAGAAGGCAAAGAAAAGCTTTTGGTGATTCCTCCTCATTTTAGTTATCGTGAAATTGCAGAGATTTATGGCGATATACATGACTTTAAAATTTGTCGTAACACCTACGAAGCATTTGAAAAAAGTGAATTTGCCTTTGTCTGTTCAGGTACTGCGACACTTGAGGCAGCACTTGTGGGTGTGCCTTTTGTGCTGGCGTATAAGGCTAAAGCATTTGATTATTGGATTGCACAGCAGTTTGTCAAACTCAAACATGTAGGTCTTGCCAATCTTCTTTTTGATTTTGAAAAAATGGAGCCTTTGCACCAAGAGTTTTTGCAAGAAAAAGTAACGGTTGATAATTTGCTTCAAGCGTATGAAACCATGGATAAAGAAGCCTTTTTCAACCATGCAAAAAAGCTTCGTTCTTTGCTAGGACACGGTAGCCAAGAGGCAATGATAAGCATAATGACGGTATAA
- the surE gene encoding 5'/3'-nucleotidase SurE, whose amino-acid sequence MKRILITNDDGFESAGLHALARALRPLGQVTIVAPTSEKSACGHSLTLTRPLRFVAIEDDFFKLDDGTPTDCIYLSLNALFEGDSKPDLVVSGINKGSNLGEDITYSGTASAAMEAAIHGVPAIAISQVYTGGVQNIELTHGYDLAEKTVYDLAKRILEGTFPLGERRFLNVNIPPLSPDECKGYKITRAGYRMYGNDAHLHRNPRGEEYYWLGVHTLEWRKSEKADCDLSAIDEGYISITPIKLDMTAHDELENLKQWIQ is encoded by the coding sequence ATGAAACGTATTTTAATTACCAATGATGACGGCTTTGAAAGTGCAGGACTTCACGCCCTTGCACGCGCACTTCGTCCTTTGGGGCAAGTAACCATCGTAGCACCTACTTCTGAGAAATCCGCATGTGGACATTCGCTTACCCTTACACGGCCACTTCGCTTTGTTGCCATTGAAGACGATTTTTTCAAACTCGATGATGGCACGCCCACAGACTGCATCTATCTCTCGCTCAACGCTCTTTTTGAGGGTGATAGTAAACCTGATTTAGTGGTGAGCGGCATCAATAAAGGCTCAAATTTAGGTGAAGACATCACCTACAGTGGCACAGCGAGTGCTGCGATGGAAGCGGCCATTCACGGTGTTCCTGCCATCGCTATCTCCCAAGTCTATACGGGTGGGGTTCAAAACATTGAATTAACCCATGGCTATGATTTGGCGGAAAAAACTGTGTATGATCTTGCCAAACGTATTTTAGAAGGTACTTTCCCCCTTGGCGAGCGTCGCTTTTTAAATGTCAACATTCCTCCACTTAGCCCTGATGAGTGCAAAGGCTACAAAATCACCCGTGCAGGCTACCGAATGTATGGCAATGACGCGCATTTGCATCGCAACCCAAGAGGTGAAGAGTACTACTGGCTCGGCGTTCACACGCTCGAGTGGAGAAAAAGTGAAAAAGCAGACTGTGACCTAAGCGCCATCGATGAAGGCTACATCTCCATTACGCCTATAAAACTCGACATGACTGCACACGATGAACTTGAAAATTTAAAACAATGGATACAATAA
- a CDS encoding tRNA threonylcarbamoyladenosine dehydratase, protein MEDRYSRVRRVFGEDFEKLQRAKVLLLGIGGVGSPCLDAMYRTGISDITIVDFDRYDVTNQNRQLGSEAVGEVKVLHMASLYKGVTPIEAKVTPEWVENFDFEPYDIVIDAIDDMEAKIAVAHKAHTKLLSSAGGAKKIDPTKIHYAPIWDTYGDMLAKSFREGLKKSGFQGTFLTVFSDEKPICKEMGSLMCVTASFGLTLASLAIRKITGKM, encoded by the coding sequence ATGGAAGATCGTTATTCACGTGTTAGACGCGTTTTTGGTGAAGACTTTGAAAAACTACAACGTGCCAAAGTCCTTCTTTTAGGCATTGGCGGTGTCGGAAGTCCTTGTTTGGATGCCATGTATCGTACAGGAATTAGTGACATTACCATCGTCGATTTTGACCGCTATGACGTAACCAACCAAAACAGACAACTAGGAAGCGAAGCTGTGGGAGAAGTGAAGGTCTTACACATGGCAAGCCTCTATAAAGGCGTCACGCCTATTGAGGCAAAAGTAACCCCTGAATGGGTCGAGAACTTTGACTTCGAGCCTTATGACATCGTCATTGACGCCATTGATGATATGGAAGCCAAAATCGCCGTAGCGCACAAAGCCCATACTAAACTTCTAAGTTCCGCAGGTGGGGCAAAAAAAATCGACCCTACCAAAATTCATTATGCCCCTATTTGGGACACGTATGGCGATATGCTCGCTAAAAGCTTTCGAGAAGGACTTAAAAAAAGTGGCTTTCAAGGCACATTTTTAACCGTCTTTTCCGATGAAAAACCTATTTGTAAAGAGATGGGAAGTTTGATGTGTGTGACAGCTTCGTTTGGTTTAACGCTTGCTTCATTGGCAATTCGGAAGATTACGGGGAAGATGTAG
- a CDS encoding TetR/AcrR family transcriptional regulator, with translation MKKNVSLTKEKIKTTTLFLCNESDSLSVSTNHIAKKLGISPGNLYYHYKNKEAIIRDIYHDMSVTFESFNSFEQILSAQNPLKELDSMFDRYGELFWEYRFLMRDSALLMAIDPELKTMFAKNQAIRVEQIELLLKFLIDEEILEPIPKEQIHKRAKLNWFISAYWQVFTSTYDVISKESIRETKEILFELQIYPFLSQKGKNLLSE, from the coding sequence ATGAAAAAAAATGTATCGCTTACAAAAGAAAAAATAAAAACAACAACGCTTTTTCTCTGTAATGAGAGTGATTCATTGTCTGTAAGTACAAATCATATTGCTAAAAAGCTCGGAATATCTCCTGGAAACCTTTACTATCACTACAAAAATAAAGAAGCAATCATACGAGATATTTACCATGATATGTCAGTTACATTTGAATCTTTCAATAGTTTTGAGCAAATACTAAGCGCTCAAAATCCCTTAAAAGAGTTGGATAGCATGTTTGATAGATACGGTGAGCTGTTTTGGGAGTATCGGTTTTTGATGAGAGATTCGGCTTTGCTGATGGCAATAGATCCTGAATTAAAAACAATGTTCGCAAAAAATCAAGCTATAAGAGTTGAACAAATAGAATTGCTTCTAAAATTTTTAATTGATGAAGAGATCCTTGAGCCTATCCCCAAAGAGCAGATACACAAGCGAGCTAAACTTAATTGGTTTATATCGGCTTATTGGCAAGTGTTTACATCGACGTATGATGTTATCTCAAAGGAGTCTATCCGTGAGACAAAAGAGATACTTTTTGAGTTACAAATTTATCCATTCTTATCGCAAAAAGGTAAAAATCTTTTAAGTGAATAA
- a CDS encoding Sua5 YciO YrdC YwlC family protein: protein MNPDLVYLAQTETTAGFLSQNTDALSRIKNRPSGKSFLISVDSLQTLRSFTRVSKEHKNRVRRASKTTFAYPCGLAIRVVKDKEHLQFLKKLKWSYSTSSNPSGKGFDEIYAQEKADVILFTCKGFFEDKPSSIYRLGKRKMRKLR, encoded by the coding sequence ATGAACCCCGACCTTGTTTATCTAGCACAAACAGAGACAACGGCGGGGTTTCTCTCCCAAAATACAGATGCACTCTCCCGCATCAAAAATCGCCCAAGTGGTAAATCGTTTCTTATCAGTGTCGATTCTCTTCAAACGCTTCGTAGCTTTACCCGAGTTTCCAAAGAGCATAAAAATCGTGTCAGACGAGCTTCTAAAACAACCTTTGCCTATCCGTGTGGTCTTGCTATTCGCGTGGTGAAAGACAAAGAGCATTTGCAGTTTTTGAAGAAATTAAAATGGAGTTACTCGACTTCGTCCAATCCTAGCGGAAAGGGCTTTGATGAAATTTATGCCCAAGAGAAAGCCGATGTCATACTCTTTACATGTAAAGGTTTTTTTGAAGATAAACCTTCATCTATTTACAGACTTGGAAAAAGAAAAATGAGGAAACTACGGTAA
- the carB gene encoding carbamoyl-phosphate synthase large subunit codes for MPKRQDIKTILLIGSGPIVIGQACEFDYSGTQAAKTLKELGYRVVLVNSNPATIMTDPEFADRTYIEPITPEVIARIIEKEGVDAVLPTMGGQTALNVAMTMHEQGMLKDIIFLGANPEAIKKGEDRQAFKEAMIKIGMDLPISAYAYNLEEAYAAAEKIGFPLIIRASYTLAGGGSGVAYNIDEFKELAMAGLDASPINEILIEESLLGWKEYEMEVIRDHADNCIIVCSIENFDPMGVHTGDSITIAPALTLTDKEYQRMRNASFAILREIGVDTGGSNVQFSICPTTGRMTVIEMNPRVSRSSALASKATGYPIAKVATLLAVGFTLDEIKNDITGTAASFEPVIDYIVTKIPRFTFEKFPLADSTLTTSMKSVGEVMAIGRTFKESFQKALCSLETGLSGFDAIKADDEKLKHEIRRPNCDRALYVGEAFRRGYSVEDVFALSKIDPWFLNQIKEIIDFEKKIDMFILNDEKLLRQAKTMGFSDKMIAKLINQEDNLELTTNDIYFARNKLNIDFEYNEVDTCAAEFKALTPYLYSTTNVTKLPATAKIEDKQKKVMIIGGGPNRIGQGIEFDYCCVHAAYALNDMGVKTIMYNCNPETVSTDYDTSDILYFEPIDFEHVRSVVEKEQPDGIIVHFGGQTPLKLAKRLTVIGAKIIGTTARVIDMAEDREKFSQFITENNIKQPNNATATSEEEAIEKAKEIGYPVLVRPSYVLGGRAMRIVYNESELRTYMNEAVSVSHNSPVLIDQFLDRAIEVDVDAICDGKEVYIGGIMQHIEEAGIHSGDSACSLPSISLSDAILTKIESQTKQIALNLGVVGLMNIQYAIYQDDVYMIEVNPRASRTVPFVSKATGMPMAKIATRVMFQGNLREALAFYDKFDVVREGNGILKPKKFDHVAVKEAVFPFNKLQGADLILGPEMKSTGEVMGISKNFPASFAKSQIASANVLPKSGSVFISLVDIDKSFAKEIGTKFEALGFKVIATGGTHKALCDAGVNAEFVYKISEGRPNIEDKLKNGDIALVINTSDAKSSKDDAKKIRQAVLRFKIPYFTTVAAAAAATTAIEYIQDKSALEPRALQDYLN; via the coding sequence ATGCCAAAACGTCAAGACATTAAAACCATATTATTAATCGGATCAGGTCCTATTGTTATCGGACAGGCATGTGAATTTGACTATTCAGGAACGCAAGCAGCAAAAACTTTAAAAGAGCTCGGATACAGAGTTGTACTTGTTAACTCCAATCCAGCAACCATTATGACAGACCCTGAATTTGCAGATCGTACGTATATTGAACCGATTACTCCTGAAGTGATTGCGCGCATTATTGAGAAAGAAGGCGTTGATGCAGTTCTGCCAACCATGGGAGGACAAACAGCACTCAATGTTGCTATGACGATGCACGAACAAGGAATGCTTAAAGATATTATATTTCTAGGTGCCAATCCAGAAGCGATTAAAAAAGGTGAAGATAGACAAGCCTTCAAAGAGGCGATGATCAAAATTGGTATGGATTTACCTATTAGTGCTTATGCGTATAATTTAGAAGAGGCTTATGCTGCCGCAGAAAAAATTGGTTTTCCTTTAATTATTAGAGCATCCTATACTCTAGCAGGTGGCGGTAGTGGTGTTGCGTATAACATTGATGAATTTAAAGAGCTTGCAATGGCAGGTCTTGATGCGAGTCCAATTAATGAGATTTTGATTGAAGAGTCACTGCTTGGTTGGAAAGAGTACGAGATGGAAGTTATCCGTGATCATGCCGATAACTGTATCATTGTCTGTTCTATCGAAAACTTTGATCCGATGGGTGTTCATACGGGAGATAGTATTACCATCGCCCCCGCTTTGACATTGACCGATAAAGAGTACCAACGTATGCGAAATGCCTCTTTTGCGATTCTTCGTGAAATTGGTGTCGATACGGGCGGTAGTAACGTACAATTCTCAATCTGCCCTACTACAGGTCGTATGACTGTTATCGAGATGAACCCACGTGTAAGCCGTAGTTCTGCACTTGCTTCAAAAGCGACAGGTTATCCTATCGCAAAAGTTGCAACGCTTTTAGCGGTTGGCTTTACACTTGATGAGATTAAAAACGACATTACAGGAACGGCGGCAAGTTTTGAGCCAGTCATTGACTACATTGTGACTAAAATTCCTCGTTTTACCTTTGAAAAATTCCCATTGGCTGATTCGACACTTACCACTTCAATGAAAAGTGTGGGTGAAGTTATGGCGATTGGTCGAACCTTTAAAGAGTCATTCCAAAAAGCACTCTGCTCACTTGAAACGGGACTTAGTGGATTTGATGCGATTAAAGCGGATGACGAAAAACTCAAACATGAAATCCGCAGACCAAACTGTGATAGAGCGCTTTATGTCGGTGAAGCTTTCCGCAGAGGTTATAGCGTTGAAGACGTTTTTGCGCTGAGTAAAATTGATCCATGGTTCTTAAATCAAATCAAAGAGATCATTGATTTTGAGAAGAAAATCGATATGTTTATTCTCAACGATGAAAAACTATTACGCCAAGCTAAAACAATGGGCTTCTCTGACAAGATGATCGCAAAACTCATCAACCAAGAAGACAACTTAGAACTTACAACCAATGATATTTATTTTGCACGCAACAAACTAAACATTGACTTTGAATACAATGAAGTCGATACCTGTGCGGCGGAGTTTAAAGCACTTACCCCATATCTTTACTCAACAACCAATGTCACTAAACTTCCTGCAACTGCAAAAATTGAGGATAAACAGAAAAAAGTCATGATCATCGGCGGTGGTCCTAACCGTATTGGTCAAGGTATTGAGTTTGACTACTGTTGTGTTCATGCAGCGTATGCACTTAATGACATGGGTGTTAAAACGATTATGTACAACTGTAACCCAGAAACGGTCTCAACCGACTACGATACCAGCGACATTCTCTATTTTGAGCCGATTGATTTTGAACACGTTAGAAGCGTTGTTGAAAAAGAACAGCCAGATGGTATTATCGTTCATTTCGGTGGACAAACACCGCTCAAACTTGCTAAACGCTTGACGGTTATTGGAGCAAAAATCATCGGTACAACGGCACGCGTGATCGATATGGCTGAAGATAGAGAGAAATTTTCACAATTTATTACTGAAAACAACATCAAACAGCCAAACAATGCAACTGCAACAAGCGAAGAAGAAGCAATCGAAAAAGCAAAAGAGATCGGTTATCCTGTGCTTGTGCGCCCAAGTTATGTTTTGGGTGGAAGGGCTATGCGTATCGTTTATAATGAGAGTGAACTACGTACTTATATGAACGAAGCGGTAAGTGTAAGCCATAACTCACCTGTACTGATCGATCAATTCCTTGATCGTGCGATCGAAGTCGACGTTGATGCGATTTGTGATGGTAAAGAGGTTTACATCGGTGGTATTATGCAACACATTGAAGAAGCGGGTATTCACAGCGGTGACAGCGCATGTTCTCTGCCTTCTATCAGCCTTAGCGATGCTATTCTTACCAAAATAGAATCCCAAACCAAACAAATTGCTCTTAATCTTGGTGTTGTTGGTTTGATGAATATTCAATATGCCATTTATCAAGACGATGTCTATATGATCGAAGTCAATCCACGTGCAAGTCGTACCGTTCCATTTGTGAGTAAAGCGACAGGTATGCCAATGGCAAAAATTGCAACACGCGTTATGTTCCAAGGAAACCTCAGAGAAGCGCTTGCTTTTTATGATAAATTTGACGTTGTTCGCGAGGGCAATGGCATCTTGAAACCTAAGAAATTTGACCATGTTGCAGTTAAAGAAGCGGTCTTTCCATTTAATAAACTTCAAGGTGCAGACCTTATCTTAGGACCTGAGATGAAGTCAACGGGCGAAGTTATGGGCATTAGCAAAAACTTCCCAGCTTCGTTTGCAAAAAGCCAAATCGCTTCAGCTAACGTGCTTCCAAAAAGCGGTTCTGTCTTTATCTCTTTAGTGGACATCGACAAATCCTTTGCAAAAGAGATCGGAACGAAATTTGAAGCACTTGGCTTTAAAGTCATTGCAACGGGTGGCACGCATAAAGCACTTTGCGATGCAGGCGTGAACGCAGAGTTTGTCTATAAAATCTCTGAAGGTCGCCCAAACATCGAAGATAAACTCAAAAATGGTGACATCGCCCTTGTGATTAATACCAGCGATGCAAAATCAAGCAAAGACGATGCGAAGAAAATTCGCCAAGCGGTATTACGCTTTAAAATCCCATATTTTACCACTGTTGCAGCAGCAGCTGCAGCAACCACAGCGATAGAGTACATTCAAGACAAAAGCGCGCTTGAACCACGTGCTTTACAAGACTATCTAAACTAA
- the mreC gene encoding rod shape-determining protein MreC, with protein sequence MFVSFRYSTEARHIIGGINTKVLASYVDMKMQVEAKINEHLSQQEEIQRLRAENQALQKSAVLSIAFASKLSDLLKEHNSTSYYPSVKMVQTIGYTNLNDYGKVWLKFDEFNQSKIYGLLQQGSAAGIVVSNDGHPQGLLLSDPKSIFAVYIGNQKMQGVAQGNRKEVLVKYISQWLQPQVGDEVITSGLDGIFFEGIKVGIVTEVIEEESSKTVVVKPYATSHVPSYMHVIVQN encoded by the coding sequence GTGTTTGTATCGTTTCGGTACAGCACAGAGGCGAGGCATATCATAGGAGGCATCAACACGAAAGTTCTTGCCTCCTATGTTGATATGAAAATGCAAGTCGAAGCTAAGATCAATGAGCATCTTTCTCAACAAGAAGAGATTCAGCGATTACGTGCCGAAAATCAAGCGTTACAAAAATCAGCAGTTCTCTCTATTGCTTTTGCAAGCAAACTGAGTGACTTGCTTAAAGAACACAATAGTACAAGTTATTATCCGAGTGTGAAGATGGTTCAAACCATAGGTTACACTAATCTTAACGACTATGGCAAAGTGTGGTTGAAGTTTGATGAGTTTAATCAAAGTAAAATTTATGGCTTATTGCAACAGGGTTCTGCTGCAGGCATTGTTGTCTCAAACGATGGTCACCCACAAGGCTTGCTTCTAAGTGATCCAAAATCCATTTTCGCAGTTTATATAGGTAACCAAAAAATGCAAGGCGTTGCCCAAGGCAATCGTAAAGAAGTTTTAGTCAAATATATCTCTCAATGGCTTCAACCTCAAGTAGGTGATGAAGTCATTACTAGTGGGCTTGATGGCATATTTTTTGAAGGCATTAAAGTCGGTATTGTCACTGAAGTGATCGAAGAAGAGTCCTCTAAAACGGTTGTTGTTAAACCCTATGCAACATCGCATGTACCTTCTTATATGCACGTGATTGTGCAAAATTAG
- a CDS encoding rod shape-determining protein, whose amino-acid sequence MILDKIIGFFSSDMSIDLGTANTLVLVKGKGIIINEPSVVAVQRNRYGKQNILAVGKEAKNMVGKTPGDIEAIRPMRDGVIADFDMTEKMIRYFIEKAHRRKSFLRPRIIICVPYGLTQVERKAVRESAMSAGAREVFLIEEPMAAAIGAGLPVREPQGSLVVDIGGGTTEIGVVSLGGLVISKSIRVAGDKIDLAIVDYVKKKYNLLIGERTGEEIKIAIGTAVPMDEPISMMVKGRDQVSGLLSRIELTSEDVRDAIKEPLKEIADALKDVLEVMPPDLAGDIVENGVVLTGGGALIRGFDKYLSDIVKLPVFVADEPLLAVAKGTGKALEEIELLQQLSNE is encoded by the coding sequence ATGATTTTGGATAAGATAATAGGATTTTTCTCAAGTGATATGAGTATTGACCTAGGAACAGCCAATACATTGGTATTGGTCAAAGGTAAAGGTATTATTATCAATGAGCCTTCTGTTGTCGCTGTACAACGTAACCGTTATGGAAAGCAAAATATTCTAGCGGTAGGTAAAGAGGCAAAAAACATGGTGGGTAAAACACCAGGTGATATTGAAGCCATTCGCCCAATGCGTGATGGCGTTATTGCTGATTTTGATATGACTGAAAAGATGATTCGTTACTTTATTGAGAAAGCACACAGAAGAAAAAGTTTTTTACGTCCTCGTATTATCATCTGTGTACCGTACGGTTTGACGCAAGTTGAGCGCAAAGCGGTACGTGAATCTGCAATGAGTGCGGGTGCGCGTGAAGTTTTCTTGATCGAAGAGCCTATGGCAGCAGCGATTGGTGCAGGACTTCCTGTACGTGAACCACAAGGAAGTTTAGTGGTTGATATTGGTGGTGGTACCACTGAAATCGGCGTTGTTTCACTCGGTGGTTTAGTTATCAGTAAATCAATTCGTGTTGCGGGCGATAAAATAGACCTTGCCATTGTTGATTATGTTAAGAAAAAATACAACCTTCTTATTGGTGAGCGAACCGGTGAAGAGATTAAAATCGCGATTGGTACAGCTGTTCCTATGGATGAACCTATCTCAATGATGGTTAAAGGAAGAGATCAGGTCAGTGGGCTTTTGAGTCGTATTGAACTGACCAGTGAAGATGTTAGAGATGCGATTAAAGAACCTTTGAAAGAGATTGCTGATGCCCTTAAAGACGTGCTTGAAGTTATGCCTCCTGATCTTGCCGGTGACATCGTAGAAAACGGTGTTGTTTTAACGGGCGGTGGAGCTTTGATTCGAGGCTTCGATAAATATCTCTCAGATATCGTCAAGTTGCCTGTTTTTGTCGCAGATGAGCCACTTCTTGCTGTTGCAAAAGGTACAGGTAAAGCACTCGAAGAGATTGAACTTTTACAACAATTGTCGAATGAGTAA